The following DNA comes from Quercus robur chromosome 1, dhQueRobu3.1, whole genome shotgun sequence.
GATAGATGCTaagttttgaattcaaaattttagtggGGTGAGATGTTTCGGTTGTTAGAATGTCATTTAAACAGTCTACATTTAAGTCTTGTTTATTTCTCTACTACACTTTCAGGGATCCCATACCAATATGTACACTGTAAAGTGGTCAAAGCTGTAATGGTGTTTTCATtgcttggaagtatggcttattttttttattataaaatactGTTGTTAGGATTATAAAcaatttgtttggattttaaaaaaataaaaatttgtgaaagAGTAATGCAGGAGCTATGGTTTGATGAAGGAATTATTCACTTCTGTTTTGTCTTAATCCTCAGATTTTGTAGAATTTTACTTTTGATTCCTAAGCATGCTATTCCTAAAGCGGCTTGTCtgtatattatgttatgatTTTACTCTGTTGGGCTTGAATAAATTTACTCTGTTGGGCTTGAATAAATTTACTCTGTTGGGCTTGAATAAATTCTCATTACAATCTATATTGTTCAACGCTTGGAAGTTCCTATTTACTGTGCTTAAAGTTCAACTTTTCACAACCTTGACAATATATGGCATTGATTAAATGCTTTGGTTAAggcatatctttttttttctttattcctaTGATTATGTCTGCTTACTGTTGCTGATTGATTAAATGCGTtgagataattttatattatttcataGGTAGTTCATTGCTCTATTATGAAGTTGATGGCATGTTTGTTATACTTGAGTTTGACCCCAgaaatttgggactaaggctttgttgttgttgtcattgTTGAATAGATTAGGAAAATGCATGTGTTTAAGAGACAGTAATAGATGATTGATTAAGATATTTATGTgtatctatttttaataaacaaattttcttttataattatcTTTGTCATGTTCTCATCACGTCTGTGTCTTAAATGTTTTAGATTAGCTTTTTTTCTGTGTTCATATTGTGTTTTGCCTTGTTTCCATGCTTCCTTAAGAGAAATTGACTAATGTTTTTGAAAGACTTGTATCCATTAGGGGCAAATGAGAACATTATTTGGATAGGAAATAAGCTTGTAGACTGTTTGAGAAACTTACACTGTCCTGTTACTTTAGTCAGTAAGCTCTTAAAGTAAAACACTTAATCTTATCCCATAATGCGATGTGCTTGTGCAAATGGATGTGATCCTCATCTATACTAAGATTTAAAAgttgattttaaattaaattcctAGGTAAGCTTGGGCTGCTGGCTATGCTGCTTGGTTGATGTTGACTTAGGTTCCTGTTACCTGGTGTTTGCTTCCTGCATGCTGTATTATTTCGCATGTGATGCATGAGGATCTAGAAAGCTATTGATGTAAAAGATTATACTAGTTTAAAGcatataatattaaatagaTAACATTTACTCTTCATTCTAATTTTCAAGAGCCTattgttaataaataattatggttttgaattttatgcATGTTTGTACTTGCTATCTTGTATTTGATGAAAATGGATATGTAGTATTGTATGTTTTGCTGAATGTAATATTAAGATTTTAATAGCATTCTACCCCTTACCATTCATGTGAATGAAATCGAAATTATATTTCCACTAGGGCCTCATTGCTGTTGGGAATGCAACAAGGCAGGCATCTGTTTGCTTTGCTGTCCAGTGGGAAATGGTTGGCATTTGGTGCCTAAAGTTGGCCCATAGATTTGCCTTTAAAGTGTCTATTCTGCAAGCTTTGTCAACTGTTTTCTTTGTAATGCTCTTGAACTTGGGGGCAACAAAAGTGCTGTAGCTTCTGTGTGTGATGGGTGTCTCTGTTGATACTTTGCCAGATATTTTAGCTCTCTGTATGCAACACAACTTAGCTATAATCCCAACTAAATTGGGTTAcatcaaattttataaaatttctagaCATTCTAAACCTATGCAAAATTACAGTATTTTTTCAATGTTGGGTATCcttaaattgttttgttcattcTGTGTCTGTGCTAACAATTTTTGCTTTCTGATCAATGTGTGCTTGTAGTTACAGTATCCTCTGAGCGTGTATATATTGTACTTAGTTTTTGACAGATGacattcaattttcttttgcaatGCAGCACTTCTGGGTGCCCATTTGGTGAGGCGTGTCACTTCTTGCACTATGTTCCTGGTGGCATCAAAGTTGTGTCTCAGATGATGAATGTTGCTGGCAACCCAACTCTTCCACAACCTGCTAGAAATTCGGCTGCTCCACCATCATTTCCAGATGGTTCATCTCCTCCAGCTGTCAAGACCCGTTTGTGCAACAAGTTTAAGTCAGCCGAAGGATGCAAGTTTGGAGATAAATGCCATTTTGCTCATGGTGAGTGGGAACTTGGCAAGCCAACTGCTCCATCCTATGAAGATCCTCGGGCAATGGGACCTATGCCAGGCAGGATGGGTGGCCGGGTTGAATCTCACCCATCCAATCATCATCAATCCAGTCATCGGGCTATGGCTAGCTTCGGAACCTCCGCCACTGCTAAGATACTTGTAGATGCTTCACTTACTGGAGCCATCATTGGGAAGAATGGTGTGAACTCAAAGCATATTTGCCGTGTGACAGGAGCAAAGCTTTCCATAAAAGAGCATGATTCAGATCCCACCAGGAGGAACATTGAGCTTGAGGGTACTCTCGATCAGATCGATCAAGCCAGTGCCATGGTACAAGAGCTCATTGCAAATGTTCGTGCAACCTCTGGACCTCCCATGAGGAACCATGCGACGACGGCCTCGGCTCCGGCAAACAACTTCAAGACCAAGCTCTGTGAGAATTTCACTAAAGGGTCCTGCACTTTTGGAGAGAGGTGCCACTTTGCACATGGAGTTGAGGAATTGCGCAAGACAGGGATGTGACTCCCATTTCTTTGACGACCTCTCATCTTTGTTTCCTTGCTATCGTCGTTAGGACGAACACTTGtaatagattttgttttgttttgtttcgtttcatgttctattttttgtttctgatTTGCTAGGTTTATGATATTTTGGAATATTATTATATTGACAGATTTACTCCTCTCGTGGTTAACATGACCGGAATCTTGGTGTagtgtttttaatttcccaTCGTCTGTAACATGTATAAGAAGCCTCAAGCTCCAATCACAGACACCTGGCTTGTTTGCAGGTAGTATTCAGCCACAACGGATGGGCTTCGGTCGGTGCATTTGTGTCATCTTTTGAGGCCCtacatttttccatttttttgctTTATAACTCTCTCTTTCCTTATTTTTGCTTTATAATTGTCAATTCCCTCCCTTGGTTTGGGGATGTGATGTAAACTCAGaggttttccttattttttgctttttaattgtCGATTCCCTCCCTTGGTTGGTTTGGGGATGTGATGTAAACTCGGAGGTTCTGGGTCTAATTCATCACGCAATTGGTATATGGGCTAGGAATGATCTAGCCGAAGATGGGTATGACCACTTGTGTATATATAGTTGTTAATTTTGGTTGGTATGCATGTTCCTTTGAGAATTCATTTGAGAATTACCTATTTTCAGTGGCTTAATTGCATAATATGAGATAAACagctaattttaaaaagtttaaagttAGATTTTAGTTTATAATCAATCCCCAAAACACAAGCCTATTGTTTTGCTTCTTAAATCAGTACTAATACTTTCTTTGTaacatgataaaatattgggttGCATTGGAGATTCTTTATTGTATTAATGTTTCAGTctgtaccaaaaaaaagaaaagaaaagaaaatgtaaagcATCATACTTTTGGGCTTAATACGCATTGTTATATGCATACATGAATTACACGCATTATGTTACGATAAAGTTACATGTTGTGtagttttaaataattttacatCACATAAAAACACTTTGTATTGAGataatgttttgaaaattttgagatttaattGATAGTTTCAGTGTTCTATGTTTGTGGTTTGAACCCGACTTCTCCTCCTCCACTATattcttatataaaaatatattatgaaaaaactattattagaTTATATGCTCTTTTTGTTCTTAATAGTTAATACAAGTCAAATTTCGTGCcaatcaaatatataattatatactaGTAATCGATTTATGAACTCATTTTTTACGCATAATTTTacattacaaaaacttgaaatctaaacattttataaataaGATAGTTATTGATCTAAATCATATTATCTTACAAATATGGTAGagataagaagaaaatgaaattttgtatttgtcaaaatttatttccaattaaaaaaagaaatggggTAACCGTGTAACCTTGATAATAGTCCGTGTTCTTCTGATAATGGTTTAGTTTTGTTACAGGAGTTTGATGGGACAACTCAACTATTAGAAATGCAGGTCACAGAAGCTTCCTATTTGATTCAATTACACAACCTCCCATTGAATGGGATGACAGCCGAGGTTGTAGAGTTTGGTGCTTCCCAGGGAAAATCGGAAGTGATAAATGTGCTGGAGGACGAAATAGGCTGGGGTTCAGGGTGAGAACTGGATGTTACAATCCCTCTTTAACAGGGCAAATGTGTACAGATAGGAGATCCCAATTTGTTTGGGTCTCTTTCAAATAAGAGACTCCCTAAACTTTTGTTACTAGTACGGTATTCTTGGTCATAACAAATGTAGTTTCTCAAGGAGGATGTGAAAAGAAGTTATGAATTGGTGTCTAGTTAGATGCCCTGACACTAAGTGGAGTAACCTGTTAGGTGAGCTAGCTTGGGGTGTATCGGTCTATCATTTGTGGTCAGAGGAATTCCAGAATTCGTGGAGGAATGGTGAAAAATGAGAGTGCAAGCCACCAAATGGGATGTAAGAACAAGAATTGAAGCACTTTACAGTTTCAAGAACTCTGTGTTGAACAGAGCTTGTGTAGGGCCGGGGAgttacaatttcaaattttcaatcttaACAAAGAAAGCTTGAGTGAGGTTTATTAGTCTTCCCTGAGttagttttgtttgtttattacaCTCATGTCTGTTGGTTCTAAACTTCTACTCCAAAGGTGTTGTCTTTACTGGTTTCTGTTTGCAATTTGTTGTTTTAGGTAGAGCAAAGATgatcctctcaaaaaaaaaaaaaaaaaaaaaggcagagcAAAGATTGTTAAGCATGTTTTCTTCCtgtgtttctttgttttgcGAGTGTTTCTTCAATAAATTtatctcttcaaaaaaaaaaaaaaaaaaaaaattggtgtgaCAATTTATAGTGGTGCTGTGTAATATGTGATGCATAATTGGTGCACCAAATTGgcagaagagagtttatggttAGTCAACACACAAATGTGTAACTGATTTATGGTAAACTATAGGGATATGCATTCAGCTTACTGATTTGTTAAAATCAATCTAATTTAATCCAACCCACTGGATTGGGTCGATTTTTAGGGGTtggtaggttgggttgggttggatttccAACTACTTTTTACAGTGGGTTGGATTGGGTGCGGGTCAGCaagtcgggttgggttggattttattatttactcttTTGGTTTGATGAACTACTAACATATTTATAATctataaatctttttttatttgtgttggtTTGATGTACTTACTAATTAGTTTGTGTTGGTTTGGTGCTATGCTTGGGTTTGATTAGtaaatttgttgttatttgtgttggaaattttataaatttattattctaatccttttttttttaatgtccaACCTATGGGTCCAACCTGATCCatgtgagttgggttgggttggatttgacttctgtgatgggttgggttggattaagttttttttttttttttttttttcaatccgaCTATGATAGGTTGGATTTAAGAAACCGGACCCAACCCGACTCATACACACCTCTATTAAAATGTATAACATTTCAAGCATTCTCCTATGACTAAGAACCATTTCATTCTTTAAAGTTTTACCCGCTAGTAATGAACGATAGAGGTTTTCATAGAGGGTGTAAATTACATATGCCACGGGTTGGGCTGTTTTCTTAGACGACCCGACATGTAATCTTTCTCCCATATTAACATACTTCTATCctattcagtaaaaaaaaaataccagaaAATTTCTCAGACTCCCACTGAAAGGGAAAAACTGAGATATAACCCATTGTCACAATAAAACATAGTCCATTAAATAGAAATTATAAGTTGATAACGGAAAGCCACCTAATAGTTTGATAGGTAATTAGGAAAGGAAAAGCTATGGTAGTGTCTCATATGTTTCCATTATTAATTTCAAAACCTGTTTGTTATGGAACCAGGCTACAAGCATGAGACTTGTTTGTGAACTCTTTCACTCCTGATCAGGGATTGGGCAAGGGTCTTCGACAGCCGCCTTAGcagctttctttttctcttcttcctttctATACCGGATCCCACAAGCATTGCAAAGGCtctgaaaataaaaagttaaagaaaagaGTTTTAGCAAATTGCATCAATATtgaaaatatatacaaaaaagaagaagaagaagaagaagaagaagaagaagcaaaagatgatttgatttttttttgggaaattacATTAGTACTACTAGTAAAacactaaaactaaaactagaCTTAGTATAATGATTTCAGAAATGACATTGTACCCAAATTAGCAATCTAATTGACATTCCACCCCTTTATCCTCTTTTTAGGTCAAACGATATTAAATGTTGACACATTATATTAATATCCCTTTTCTgaagaatatttaaaaaaaaaaaaaaaaaaaaacaacttagcTTAACAGACCCAAACAAACCTATGGGTTTTGCAAGGTTGAAAAATATTAAGTTCATATTTTGtgttgacttaattccgtatCAAATTTACTTATAATTTTGCTTTATTTAATGTTTTGGGAGAATTGCAATGTAATTGGATAAAATGTATTGGGCCCTGGTCAAAGACAGTCAAAGTTGCTGGAAGAAGAACTTGCGACCTACTCGCGACATACCTAGACCACAATATAGACATGTGGTAGATAAAGGAGGAATCTTTGTAGTATGCAACTTGCAACTTGCTCATGACTGGCTTAAAGACGGATGTCCAACACAACATTTTGATCCACTGGACAACTCAGTCATATAAGTCAAA
Coding sequences within:
- the LOC126719948 gene encoding zinc finger CCCH domain-containing protein 14-like, encoding MEYGGGRKRFRPEAALNGNGGFKKSKPEMESFPTGIGSKSKPCTKFFSTSGCPFGEACHFLHYVPGGIKVVSQMMNVAGNPTLPQPARNSAAPPSFPDGSSPPAVKTRLCNKFKSAEGCKFGDKCHFAHGEWELGKPTAPSYEDPRAMGPMPGRMGGRVESHPSNHHQSSHRAMASFGTSATAKILVDASLTGAIIGKNGVNSKHICRVTGAKLSIKEHDSDPTRRNIELEGTLDQIDQASAMVQELIANVRATSGPPMRNHATTASAPANNFKTKLCENFTKGSCTFGERCHFAHGVEELRKTGM